The region ACCACCCACCGGGAAGGTCTGACCCGGCTGGCCGAACTGCTGCTGGAACGGGAGGTGATCTTTACGGACGACCTGGTGAAAATTTTCGGCAAACGCAAGAAAGACATTCAGAAGGAGGCCGAAGAGGCCGCCGCCCGGGCCGAAGAGGAGAAGAATAAATCGGGACAGGAAACCGCTTCGTCCGAAACCGGAACGGCAAAGACACCGGCCCCGACAGCGCCGCAACCCGCCGCAGAAACGGAAACGTCCGCCGCCCGGGGAGATTCGCCGGAGAAGGACGGAACGCACGCATCTTCCGCCCGGAGCAGAACGACGCCCCCACCGCCTCCCGTCCCGAAAAAACCTGAGGTAAAAGAGAACGAACTCTTCCCCGATGAATCCGACGGCCAATAACATTCTGATCCGCACGCTGAGCGGCCTCGTACTGCTGGCGGTGGTACTGGGAACGGTACTCCTTTCGGTGTGGAGTTTCGGGATTCTGCTGGCCGTCATCGGAGGCGGGTCGATATGGGAATTCTACCGTATCGCCGCCGCGACGGGACTGGCCCCGCAGCGGGGATTCGGCACGGCGCTGGGTATCGCGCTGATCGCGGGAGGCCTCACGGTGGCGGCGGGCGTGTGCCCCCCCGCCGTACTGGCGGCGTTCATTCCGCTGACGGCCGCCGTCTTCATCGCGGAACTCTACCGTAAAAAGGAAAATCCGTTGGGCAATATTGCCGTCACGCTCGCGGGCGTGCTCTATGCGACGCTGCCGCTCGCCCTGCTCCCCTTCGTGGGCATCCGGGAGGCCGGGGACGAAATCCTCTACCGCCCGTGGGTGATTCTCAGCTACATCTTCATCGTATGGAGCAACGACATCGGGGCTTTCCTCACGGGAAGCGCCCTGGGACGTCACCGGCTCTTCGAAAGGATTTCCCCGAAAAAGTCATGGGAGGGATTCGCCGGAGGGATCGTCGCCGCGGTCGGCGTGGCCATACTGGCCGGCCGGATGCAGGGGGGCGATCCGTTGCTGTGGGGCGCGCTGGGTGCGGTGGTAGCCGTGAGCGGTGTGTGGGGCGACCTGGTGGAGTCGATGTTCAAACGCTCGGTCGGGATCAAGGATTCGGGCCGCATGATGCCGGGCCACGGCGGATTTCTCGACCGTTTCGACGCCATGCTGATCTCCGCCCCCTTTGTTTTCGTTTATTTTATTATCTTTACCCTGTAAATCCGTTTCTGCTGACCTATGAGAATCAATAAAGAGGGATACACGATCATCGCCGTAACGGCCGGCATCGCCGTGGCGGTATCCCTGCTCGCCATACTGTTGCTGCCGCTGTGGCTGGGATGGACCCTCTGCGGCGCCATGCTGCTCGTGCTTCTGTTCGTGGCGGCCTTCTTCCGCGAACCGGAACGGGCCGTGGTCCGGGAGGAGGGCGTGGTCTTCGCCCCGGCCGACGGGACCGTGGTGGTCATCGAACAGGTGGCCGAGAACGAATTCCTCGCCGAGGACCGGATTCAGGTCTCGGTCTTCATGTCGCTGTCGAACGTCCATATCAACTGGTTCCCCGTGGGAGGCAGGGTGGTCTATTTCCGCCACCACCACGGGAAGTATATGGTGGCATGGCACCCGAAGTCGTCCGAGGACAACGAACGCACCACCACCGTGGTCGACACGGGACGGCATACGATCCTCTTCCGCCAGATCGCGGGCCTCATCGCCCGGAGGATCGTCTCCTACGCGGAGGAGGGAAAGAGCGTGGGACAGAACGACAAGTGCGGCTTCATCAAATTCGGTTCGCGCGTGGACCTGATGCTGCCCGTGGGATCGGAAATTCTGGTCTCGATCGGCGACAAGGTGACGGGCAGCCAGACCCCGATCGCCCGGCTGCCGCAATAACAGGATATTGCCCGCCCGGCAGGGAGAGAGCCGGAAACGTACCGCAAAAGAGAGGAGCATGACCAAACTGTCGAAATACATCATCGGGATCGCCGCCACGGCGGTCATCCTCTTTCTGGTGTGGTATTTCAGCAATATCGTGGCCTACATCCTGGTCTCGGCCGTGCTGGCCATCATCGGCAAGCCGCTGGTGACGCTGCTCTCCCGGCTGAAAATCCGCCGCAGGCACATGCCCAAATGGCTGGCCGCCCTGCTGACGCTGGCCTTCATCTGGGCCGTCATGGTGACTTTCTTCACGCTTTTCATCCCGCTGGTGTTCGACAAGCTCAACGAGTTCTCCTCGCTGGAGATCCACCAGCTCATCGACTCGTTCCGCGAACCGCTCGCTTCGCTGCAGGAACTGATCGTCGGCCTTTTCGGGGAACAGGCGCAGAACTTCTCCCTGACCGACTCGCTCACCCGGCAGATCGCCCCCTATTTCAACATCAACGTCATCAACGATATTCTCGCCTCGATCGTCTCCATCATCGGGAACACGGTGGTGGCGCTCTTTTCCATCTCGTTCATCACCTTTTTCTTCCTGAAGGAGGACCACCTCTTCTTCGACATGGTGGTGGCCGTCTTCCCGAAAAAATACGAGGAGAATATCTCCCGGGCCCTGAACTCGATCACCGTGCTGCTGATCCGCTACTTCACGGGCATCGTCTCCGAGTCGATCATCATGATGCTGGCCATCTCGATCGTGCTCATACTATTCGGACTGCCGGCCGGCACCGCATTCTTCATCGGGCTCATCATGGGCATCCTGAACGTCATCCCCTATATCGGCCCCCTGATCGGCGGCGGTCTCAGCCTGCTGATCGGACTGATAAGTCCCGTGGCAGGCATTTCCCACACGGGCATGCTGTTCATCATCGGCGGTACGATCCTCGTATGCAAGGGATTCGACGACTTCGTGCTGCAACCCACCCTCTACTCCAACCGGGTCAAGGCGCATCCGCTCGAGATTTTCCTCGTGATCCTGATCGCAGGCAGCGTGGCGGGCGTTCTGGGCATGCTGCTGGCCATCCCCGCCTACAACGTGATCCGCGTATTCGCCAAGGAGTTCTTCAACAACTTCCGGCTGGTGCAGAAACTGACCGAAAAGATCTGATAGGCTGCGTCCGCGGAGCGCTCCGGGCAGACGGCATCCCGACAGGCGGCCGGACGCCGTCCCGGTCCGTGTCCGCTCAGTATTTCCCTTTCCAGAGATTCCTGATCCGCTCGGCGATCGTACGCTCGTGTGTATTGTCGCCCGGCATGTAGAACCTTCTGCCGGACATTCCCTCGGGCATGAACTCCTGGTCGGCGAAATTTCCCTCGTAATCGTGGGCGTACTTGTAATCGGCTCCATAACCGAGGTTCTTCATCAACTTGGTGGGAGCGTTGCGGATGTGGAGCGGGACGGGACGGTTCGTGGTATCCCGGTTCACGAAATCGAGCGCCGCCCCGATGGCCGCATAGGCCGAATTGCTCTTGGGACTGGTCGCCAGATAGATCGTCGCCTCCGAAAGGGGAATACGTGCCTCGGGCATCCCGATCTTGTGCACCGTATCGAAACAGGCGTTGGCCAGCAGCAGAGCGTTGGGGTTGGCCAGCCCGATGTCCTCGGCCGCCAGGATCACCAGCCGGCGGGCGATGAACTTCGGGTCTTCGCCCCCGGCCAGCATCCGGGCCAGGTAGTAGACCGCCGCATTGGGATCGCTCCCGCGCACCGACTTGATGAAGGCCGAGATCACGTCGTAGTGCTGCTCGCCGTTCTTGTCGTAGAGGGCTATATTCTGCTGGAGACACTCGGTGACGTTCCGGTCGTTGATGACCACGTCGCCCTCCGTGGCACCGGTGAGAATGTCGAGGATATTGAGCAGCTTGCGGGCATCGCCTCCGGCGAAGGTGAAGAGGGCGGCCGTCTCCTCGACCCGGATATTGCGCTGCTTGAGCTCCGTGTCCTGGTGCAGGGCGCGGTCGAGCAGGATACGCAGGTCGGCATCCTCCTGCGCCTTCAGGACATAGACCTGGCAGCGGGAGAGGAGCGGGGAGATCACCTCGAAGGAGGGGTTCTCGGTCGTGGCCCCGATCAGCGTCACCACGCCCTGTTCGACGGCCCCCAGCAGGGAATCCTGCTGCGACTTGTTGAACCGGTGTATCTCGTCGATGAACAGGAACGGCGGCGCCGCATTGAAAAAGCGCTGTTTCCGGGCCTGTTCGATCACCTCGCGCACCTCCTTGACACCCGAAGTGACGGCCGAAAGCGTATAGAAAGGACGGTCCAGCGTACCGGCCACCAGCTTCGCCAGCGTGGTCTTCCCCACTCCGGGAGGCCCCCAGAGAATGAAGGAGGGGACGTTGCCCGTCTCCAGAAAACGGCGGAACACGCCGTCCGGACCGACCAGATGGCTCTGGCCGATATACTCTTCGAGGGTGCGGGGACGCAGGCGTTCCGCCAGCGGAATGTGATTTTGCATACCGGAAAAACGTTTGGCGGGATAAAGATAGTATTTTAATCGCTATCTTTGTCCTGCATGAAAAAGATCGGACTCATATCGGACACCCATGGCTGTTTCGACGGCAAACTGCGCGGGTTCCTCGCCGAAACGGACGAAATCTGGCACGCCGGCGACATCGGCACCATCGAACTCTCGGACGAGATCGCCGCCTTCAAGCCACTGCGGGCCGTACGAGGGAATGCCGACGGAGGGACGGTGCGCATCGCATGGCCGGAATTCGACCTGTTCGACTGCGAGGGGTTCCGGGTGCTGATGACCCACATCGGCGGCTACCCCGGCCGCTACGACAGGCGGGCGTGGGCCCGTATCGCGGCCGACCGTCCCTCGATCTTCGTCGCCGGGCACTCCCACATTCTGAAGGTTCAATTCGACAAAAAAAACGATCTGCTCTACCTCAATCCCGGCGCGGCAGGATGCTATGGCTTCCACCACGTTAGAACGGCCCTGCGTTTCGAAATCGACGGTACGGACATCCGGAACCTCGAGGTGGGCGAATGGCCCCGATAAAATATCGGACCCGCATATTCCGTTCTTCTATCGGAGAAAAACGAAACGAATATGCAAATCAGACATTCGAAAGCACTGGAACAACTACTGGCGCAGAGCCTCGCCGAGGCCCGGAGAATGGGTCTGGAACAGATATGCCCGGACAGGATTTTCCTGGGAATGGCGGGCGAACGGAACTGTCATGCCTTCCACATCCTGCAGAAACTGCTCAAGGAGTGGGAACTGCACCAGGTCAAGACGCGCGTGGAGCGCGACCTGGCAAAAACGGTTCTGAAAAGCAGGAAGAAAAACGACGAAACGACATCCGCCGCAGCGCTCTGCGAACGGATGGAGACAGTCTACAACCGTCTCACCCCGCACGCGGGCGTACTGAACACGGGACACCTGCTGGTGGCCCTGCTCGAAGACCGCAGCCTGCCCTCGACCCGGGCGCTGGAGTCATACCACGTCTCGCCGGAGGCGGTGACCGAATACCTCGTACAGCTTCCGGCCGAGGAGGATTTCTACGAAGACCTCCGGGCGCTGGAACGGATGAGCAACACGCAGATCGAAATCCGGAATTTCGAAGGCATCCATCCCCCGGGGGAGGAGGACGGTTACTACGAATCGGAAAGCACCGGGACCTCTCCCCGCAAGAGCGGCCGGCGGAGTTCCCGTACCGATTCCGTACTGGAGAAGCATGCCACGAACCTGACGCGGGCTGCGGCCGACGGGGAGATCGACCCCGTGGTGGGACGCGAACAGGAGATCGAACGGCTGATCCAGATACTCGGGCGCCGCAAGAAAAACAATCCGATCCTGATCGGCGAAGCCGGCGTGGGCAAGAGCGCCATCGTAGAAGGGCTGGCCCTGCGCATCGCCCGCCGCGAGGTGCCTCACTCGCTGCGGGGCAAGACGCTCTATTCGCTGGACGTCACCTCGCTGGTGGCCGGGACCAAATACCGGGGACAGTTCGAGGAGCGCATCCAGGCCCTGCTGTCGGAGTTGACGCAGAACCGGGACATCATCCTGTTCATCGACGAGATACACACGATCGTGGGGGCCGGCAGCACGCAGGGCAGCCTCGACACGGCCAACATCCTCAAGCCGGCGCTGGCCCGCGGCGAACTGCAATGCATCGGGGCCACCACGCTGGACGAATACCGCGAGAGCATCGAGAGCGACAGCGCACTGGAACGCCGTTTCCAGAAGATTCTGGTCGAACCGACCACGAAGGCACAGACGCTGGAGATACTCCGCAACATCAAGCCCCACTACGAAAAACACCACTACGTACACTACACGGAGGAGGCGCTGCGGGCCTGCGTGGAGCTGACCGAACGGTACATCACCGACCGCCAGTTCCCCGACAAGGCGATCGACGTACTGGACGAAGCGGGTTCGAAGGCCCACATCTTCCAGGTGAAGGAGCCCGCCCTGCTGGGCGAGCTCGAAAGCCGGATCGAAGAGGCCGGACGGCGGAAAAGGGAGGCCATCGAGCGTCAGGAGTACGAGCAGGCCGCCGAAATCCGCATCCGGGAAGTGGCCCTGAAAAACCGGCTGACCGAAAGCCGGGCCGGCTGGCAGCGCGAACTGGCCATGAACCCGGTAGTGGTGCGCGGTGAACACATCGAACAGGTTATCACCTCGATGACGGGCATTCCCGTAGAAAAGGTGTCGCAGGGGGAACAGGCCCGCCTGCGCGACATGGAGCGTCACCTCGGCAACATCGTGATCGGACAGGAGAGCGCCGTGGAGAAGGTGACCCGGTCGATCCTGCGGAGCAGGTCGGGACTGAAAGACCCCGACAAGCCGATCGGAGTGTTCATGTTCGTCGGTCCCACGGGCGTAGGGAAGACCCATCTGGCCAAGGAACTCTCCCGCTGGCTGTTCGACCGGAAGGAGGCGCTGGTGCGGGTGGACATGAGCGAATACTCGGAGAAGCACAACGTCAGCCGGCTGATCGGCTCGCCCCCGGGATACGTGGGCTACAACGAAGGGGGACAGCTGACCGAGAGCGTCCGCCGGCAGCCTTACGCCGTGGTGCTGTTCGACGAGATCGAAAAGGCCCATCCGGATGTCTTCAACATCATGCTCCAGATTTTCGACGACGGACAGCTGACCGACGGTCTGGGACGCAAGGTCGATTTCCGCAACACGATCATCATCATGACCTCTAACGTGGGTTCGCGGGCCGTGACCCGGAGCAGCAACGTGGTCGGGTACAACACGGGCAACAAATGCACGATCGAACTGACCAACCGCGAGGCAGGCTACCGCAAGGCGCTGGAGGAGACCTTCGCTCCGGAGTTCATCAACCGGATCGACGACATCGTCATCTTCAACACGCTCTCGCAGGAGGATGTCGGCCGGATCGTCGACCTGGAGCTGGCCGAACTGAACGACCGGGTGACAGCCCTCGGCTACCGGCTCGAAATCACACCGGAGGCCAAGGCGCGGCTGGCGGAGATGGGCTACCAGGCCCGCTACGGAGTGCGTTCGCTCAAGCGCACGATCCTCGAACAGGTGGAGGAGCCTCTCGCGCAGAAGATCGTGGACGGCGAGATAGGCCGGGGCGACGTGATCGAAATCGGATGCGCCGACAGCGCCATCGAACTGCTGAAAAAAGCCGTATGACGCGACGCACGGCAAGGTAAAACCCTGCCTGACAATAAATGAGTGACCGACGGGAGCCCTCTTCTACTCAGGGGCTCCCGTTTTTTTACGGCCGGCATTTCGCATTGCGGGAGGAAACCGTTATCTTTGCGCTCCCTTTCCACACGAACCGAAACGCGAACGTATGCCGAACTTTTTCGACCGATACAGGGACCAGTACCGCAGGAACCTCGCGCTGGCCATCCCCGTCGTGCTCTCGCAGGCGGGACAGGTGGTCGTGCAGCTGGTGGACAACGCCATGGTGGGGCGCCTGGGAGCCCTGCCGCTGGCTGCCGTATCGTTCGGTGGCTCGGTATTCTTCATGCTGATGATCGTGGGCGTGGGAATTTCGCTCGGGCTGACGCCGCTGGTGGGCGTCTCCTTCTCCCAGCGCGACCACCGCAGTTCGGCCGTCTACCTCCAGAACGCCGTGCTTCTCTACGGCATACTGAGCCTCGTGCTGTTCGGGCTCTCGCAGGCGATCGTCCCCTTCATGCACCGCATGGGCCAGCCGCCCGAAGTGGTGGAGATGGCGATCCCCTATTTCAACTATATCGCCTGGAGCCTCATCCCGCTGCTGCTTTTCCTCGCCTTCAAACAGTTCCTGGAAGGAGTGGGCAACACCCGGGTGGCGATGACGATCATCATTTCGTCGAACCTGGTGAACATCGTGTTCAACTACCTGTTCATCTACGGCAAGTTCGGCTTTCCCGAAATGGGAGCTGCCGGGGCCGGGCTCGCCACGCTGATCTCCCGCATCATCACACCCGTCTGGGTGATCCTCTACTTCCGGAGGAAGGCTTCGTTCAACCGGTACTTCACCTTTTTCCGATGGGGAAACTTCGCGTGGAAACGGATCAGGGCGCTGCTCACCATGGGCATCCCGATCTCCATGCAGATGTTCATGGAGGGATCGGCCTTCGTGCTCACGGGCATCATGATGGGATGGATCGGCACCTACCAGATCGCCGGCCACCAGATCACGACCGTCATCTCGAACCTCGCGTTCATGATCGTGCTGGGAATCGGCGCCGCCACCACGATCCGGGTCAGCCACGAATACGGGCAGGGAAACCCCGTTGCACTGAAACTCGCCGCCACCGCGTCGTACCACATAGGTCTGGCATGGAACGTATTCACCGCACTGGTGTTCATCCTGCTGCGCAACTACATTCCGCTCCTGTTCACCTCCGACCCGGAAGTGGTGAAGGTGGCCTCCACGCTGCTGCTTTTCGCGGCGATGTTCCAGATATCGGACGGGCTGCAGGTGATCTCGATCGGCATTCTCCGTGGGTTGCAGGACGTGAAGATCACCACCGTGATCGCCTTTTTCTCCTATATCGTGATCAACCTGCCGGCCGGATACTTTTTCGCCTTCGTGCTGGGACTGGGCGCCCCCGGCCTCTGGATGGGACTGATTCTCGGACTGTCGGTCGCCGCCGTGCTGCTGATCCAGCGTTTCCGCAGGCAGTATGCCCGGCTCGTGGCCCGCACTCCGGCGGAGGGTGCGAGGAAATAACAAAAATATCCTTATATTTGTAGATTGAAGACTTTCTGCACGCCCGGCGCGGCAGGGGCATAACATACATACACCGATAACCGATGGACTGCAAAGATCATAAAGAGGGCTGCTCGCTCGACATGGGACGCGGCTGCGAATTCTGCCGCAGGGAGGGCGAAACCACGGCCCGCGCCTGCGAAGGATGCTACAAACTCCACTCTACCGACTGGCTGGAGGGCTATCCCGACAACTTTCCGGACGACATTTTCGAAGTCCGTTTCAAAAATACGCGCCGCAGCTACTACCGCAACGTCAACAATCTGCCGCTCAAGCGGGGCGACATCGTGGCGGTGGAGGCCTCTCCCGGCCACGACATCGGCATCGTCTCGCTCACGGGCGACATGGTGGCCAAGCAGATGAAGCGGGTGGGGTTCAATCCGCAGAACGGAGAATTCAAGAAGATATACCGGAAAGCCAAGCCCTACGACATCGAAAAATGGCAGGAGGCGATCGCGCTGGAGCACGGGACGATGATCCGTTCGCGGCAGATCGCGGCCGACATGGGGCTGAACATGAAGATCGGCGACGTGGAGTACCAGGGCGACAAGATCAAGGCCATCTTCTATTACATCGCCGACGAACGGGTCGATTTCCGCGAACTGATCAAGGTCTTCGCCGAGCACTTCCGCATCCGGGTGGAGATGAAGCAGATCGGAGCCCGGCAGGAAGCGGGGAGGATCGGGGGACTGGGTTCGTGCGGACGGCAGTTGTGCTGTGCCTCGTGGATCTCGAGTTTCGTCTCGGTCACGACCAATTCGGCCCGGCACCAGGAGATTTCGCTCAATCCGCAGAAACTGGCCGGCCAGTGCGGCAAGCTCAAATGCTGTCTGATCTACGAACTGGACACCTACATGGACGCCCGCCGGGAGATTCCCAGGATCAACCAGCCGTTGCAGACGCTCGAAGGGGAGTATTATCTGGTCAAGACCGACATTCTCGGCCGCACGATGAGTTTCAGCACCAGTCCCAATTCGATGGTCGGGGTGGTGACGTTGCCCGTGGCCCGCGTCCGTGAAATCCTGGAGATCAACAAGCGGGGCAAGAAGGCCGACCGGCTGATCGACATCGACCTGACCGCCGCCGCAGAGGAGGAGCCCGATTTCGTGAACGTGATCGGAGAGGAGAGCATCACCCGTTTCGACAACAAGAAACGCGAAGGACGGGGCAGGAACCGGGGACGGGGACGCGACCGCGGACGGGGAGGCAACGGACAGAACGACAACCGGCAGAGCGCACAGGGACAGGGCGGCGAGGCAGGGCCGAAACCCGACAACGGGAATCAGCCGCGCGGCGGAAACGGCAAGGGCGGCGACCGCAACCGGAACAACCGGACGGGCGGCAACAACCGCCAGGCTGCCGGAAACGGGCAGCCCAACGACTCCGCGGCCTCCGCACAGGGAACCCCGTCCGGAAACGGCACGGGCGGCGACCGCCGTCCGCGACCCAAACGCCACAAGAAGCCCGGGAACCGCGGCGGGAACAATCCGGGAGGGAACCAGACGGCAGGAGGCGGTCCTCTGGCATAACCGTCCATGAAACATCCGTCAGGAAGATATATGCGAGTGCTTCTCGGCATCGGCTGTGCGGTGCTGTTATGGGGGTGTATGGCAGACCACAGGGTATTCATGGCCGACGTGAACCCCTTGGGCTGGAAGACCGGCGACGCCGTCACCGCAGAATTTCCCAACGGAGACACCGTTTCGTTCTGCAACCTGTACGTAGTCGTCCGCTACGACGAACGTGCCGCCGGACGGGAGGTGCCGCTGACCGTCGAGACCCTGGCACCCGATTCGCTCGCCGTCGGGGAGACGATCACGGTGCGGATTCCCCGCAGAACATTCGACCGGGCCATCGAACGGAACTCCGTCTTTTTCGAACGGGAGGAACCCTACCGGCTACGCGCCCGGCTGCAGCGGCAGGGGGTGTACCGGTTCCGTTTCACTCCGGTCGGGACAACGCCCGTGGAGGGAATCGCAGCGATCGGCATCCGGGCCGTCCCGGACGGCGGGCGATGATCCCGCTCCTCCTTTACCGACAAACCGAAAACCATTACGACCACACGATAGATTCATGGGAAAAGACAAACTCAGACGTTTCGAAGAGAACCTCACGTTCCGCAATCTGGTACAACCCGCCTTCGAAGAGGTTTTCCGCACGGACCACCGGTTGAAAGGACGGTGGCGGCAGGACTTTTTCGGCAACGACCGCCCGATCGTACTCGAACTGGGGTGCGGACGGGGAGAATATACGGTCGCCCTGGGGAGGATGTTCCCCGAAACCAACTTCATCGGGGTGGACATCAAGGGGGCGCGCATGTGGCGGGGCGCCAAGACCGCCACGGAAGAGGGACTGGACAACGTGGCTTTCCTGCGCACACGGATCGAGTTCATCACCTCCCTGTTCGGACCCCGGGAGGTGAACGGCATCTGGATCACGTTTCCCGATCCGCAACTCAAAAAGAACCGGATCAAGAAACGGCTGACAGCCCCCGCTTTCCTGGGCTACTATGCCGCCTTTCTGGCTCCCGGAGCACCGGTCCATCTGAAGACGGACAGCCAGCACCTGCACCGCTACACGAAAGCCGTGATCGACCGCAACGGTCTGACAACGGAAGCGGCCTGCGACGACATTTACGGCACGGGCTACGCGGACGACATACTTTCGATCCGGACGGCCTACGAAACCCAATTCCTGAAACAGGGGCTTCCGATCACCTACCTGCGGTTCCGTCTGGACGGACGCAAAGAGTTCGAGGCTCCCGTATTCGAACCCGACGAAGAGCTCTCGTAGCGGTGCAAAACACGAAAAAAAACGAAATTTTGAGTTTTTCGCGCGAAGCATTTGGTATAAACAAATAATTGGCTTATATTTGCACACCGAAAACGGGAAAAAGCACTCTTCAGGAAGGACGAAGGGCGTTTCCCGGGAAACGGAAACATTCCTCAATAGCTCAGTTGGTTAGAGCATCTGACTGTTAATCAGAGGGTCCCAGGTTCAAGTCCTGGTTGAGGAGCCAAAGCGGACAAATCGTAAAAAATGCGGTTTGTCCGTTTTCTTTTTACTTGCCGTCGCCTCTTTACAAGAATCTAAAACGAAACTTCGAAAGGTTCGATGTCGTCCGATTTTTTCCATAGCGGATTTCCTGCGGAAACAACCGGATTCTGCACGTTCCGTCGTTCATTTCCGACATTTGGCAAATCGCACGATTTCAATAGATCAGAACGTATAACCCGATGCGTCGTCCGCACCACGGACGGGATTCGGCACCCTCTTTTTCATAATACAGCCGTCTCCCGTTTTTCGGCCGATTCGCAAAATATGCTTACATTTGCGACAGAACCTCACGGAAGGTACGAAAAGACAAAAACCCTGAATATTCACCCTAAACCCATTACCATGAAAAATTTCCGGACACTCCTGCCGGCTCTGTTGCTGGGATGCGGCTTCGCCAACGGGAGCACCGCCCAGCCGTCGGCCGACATCTACCGCGACGGATGGATAGATTTCAACAAAAACGGACGGAAGGACATCTACGAAGACCCCGCGCGTCCCGTATCGGAACGTGTCGAAGACCTCCTTTCGCAAATGACCCTCGAAGAGAAAAGCTGCCAGCTGGCCACACTTTACGGTTTCGGCCGCGTGCTGAAAGACTCGCTGCCCACCCCGCGGTGGAAAAACGAAGTGTGGAAAGACGGCATCGCCAATATCGACGAGATGCTGAACGGCGTGGGGTCCGGGCTCCGGCGCGCCCCGGAG is a window of Gallalistipes aquisgranensis DNA encoding:
- a CDS encoding gliding motility lipoprotein GldH, whose translation is MRVLLGIGCAVLLWGCMADHRVFMADVNPLGWKTGDAVTAEFPNGDTVSFCNLYVVVRYDERAAGREVPLTVETLAPDSLAVGETITVRIPRRTFDRAIERNSVFFEREEPYRLRARLQRQGVYRFRFTPVGTTPVEGIAAIGIRAVPDGGR
- the trmB gene encoding tRNA (guanosine(46)-N7)-methyltransferase TrmB, coding for MGKDKLRRFEENLTFRNLVQPAFEEVFRTDHRLKGRWRQDFFGNDRPIVLELGCGRGEYTVALGRMFPETNFIGVDIKGARMWRGAKTATEEGLDNVAFLRTRIEFITSLFGPREVNGIWITFPDPQLKKNRIKKRLTAPAFLGYYAAFLAPGAPVHLKTDSQHLHRYTKAVIDRNGLTTEAACDDIYGTGYADDILSIRTAYETQFLKQGLPITYLRFRLDGRKEFEAPVFEPDEELS
- a CDS encoding PSP1 domain-containing protein, which produces MDCKDHKEGCSLDMGRGCEFCRREGETTARACEGCYKLHSTDWLEGYPDNFPDDIFEVRFKNTRRSYYRNVNNLPLKRGDIVAVEASPGHDIGIVSLTGDMVAKQMKRVGFNPQNGEFKKIYRKAKPYDIEKWQEAIALEHGTMIRSRQIAADMGLNMKIGDVEYQGDKIKAIFYYIADERVDFRELIKVFAEHFRIRVEMKQIGARQEAGRIGGLGSCGRQLCCASWISSFVSVTTNSARHQEISLNPQKLAGQCGKLKCCLIYELDTYMDARREIPRINQPLQTLEGEYYLVKTDILGRTMSFSTSPNSMVGVVTLPVARVREILEINKRGKKADRLIDIDLTAAAEEEPDFVNVIGEESITRFDNKKREGRGRNRGRGRDRGRGGNGQNDNRQSAQGQGGEAGPKPDNGNQPRGGNGKGGDRNRNNRTGGNNRQAAGNGQPNDSAASAQGTPSGNGTGGDRRPRPKRHKKPGNRGGNNPGGNQTAGGGPLA